One stretch of Nesterenkonia halotolerans DNA includes these proteins:
- a CDS encoding ATP-binding protein gives MDSASQMPLGQHPSRARPPLLRAAGTPLAGVCLGLSRHLGFSVPAVRTVMIGLSVAGGIGLLLYCWLWIFVPREDEPRPDAAARGLSGPAVNGSDGVEAGEPTRAPRPTAGIDPQAEPVQYWNARGREVLDALTSSPQVLFGGLLLGGAGLIGLQLFGADINWWLIGPPVILGVGVLLAWSQVDAIGPRSAEEPGSAHRERPRSRQAILWQFSVGVLLVILALLLLAGGFLPAADLLLGLMVAAMLLAGIALVSAPWVIRLYRTSNTERARAAAEAERADIAAHLHDSVLQTLAMVQKQRHDPAAVEKLARRQERQLRGWLYGRDAAETGTLKEQLSATVAELEELHSVPVEIVAVGESRRTDHRVLVAAAREAIVNALKHAGPASVYLESTPAEDAVFIRDRGAGFDPSGIGADRLGVRESIIGRMNRAGGRADIRSGDAGTEVQLWMPVSASAGADSGTDPMSRREETYG, from the coding sequence ATGGACAGCGCAAGTCAGATGCCCCTGGGGCAGCACCCCAGCCGTGCGCGGCCACCGCTGCTGCGCGCCGCCGGCACCCCCCTGGCAGGGGTCTGCCTCGGACTGTCCCGGCATCTGGGGTTCTCGGTACCTGCAGTCCGCACCGTCATGATCGGGCTGAGCGTTGCCGGCGGCATCGGGCTGCTGCTCTACTGCTGGCTGTGGATCTTCGTGCCGCGTGAGGACGAGCCTCGTCCCGATGCAGCGGCGCGGGGGCTCAGCGGGCCGGCCGTGAACGGCAGCGACGGCGTCGAAGCCGGGGAGCCGACGCGGGCTCCGCGACCCACCGCAGGCATTGATCCGCAGGCAGAGCCGGTCCAATACTGGAACGCTCGTGGCCGCGAAGTCCTCGATGCCCTGACGAGCTCTCCCCAGGTGCTCTTCGGCGGACTCCTCCTGGGTGGTGCAGGTCTGATCGGACTCCAGCTCTTCGGAGCCGATATCAATTGGTGGCTCATCGGTCCGCCCGTGATCCTCGGAGTCGGCGTGCTGCTGGCGTGGTCCCAGGTGGATGCCATCGGTCCACGGTCAGCCGAGGAGCCGGGGTCCGCTCATCGCGAGCGGCCCCGCTCACGTCAGGCCATTCTGTGGCAGTTCTCGGTGGGGGTGCTGCTGGTCATTCTGGCGCTTCTTCTCCTTGCGGGCGGGTTCCTCCCGGCCGCTGACCTGCTGCTGGGCCTGATGGTGGCGGCGATGCTGCTCGCCGGCATCGCGCTGGTGAGCGCGCCCTGGGTGATCCGTCTCTACCGGACCTCCAACACGGAGCGCGCGCGAGCGGCGGCGGAGGCTGAGCGTGCCGACATCGCCGCGCACCTCCACGATTCTGTGCTCCAGACTCTCGCCATGGTTCAGAAGCAGCGGCATGACCCCGCCGCGGTGGAGAAGCTCGCCCGCAGGCAGGAGCGGCAGCTGCGCGGGTGGCTCTACGGACGCGACGCCGCCGAGACCGGGACGCTCAAGGAGCAGCTCAGTGCCACGGTCGCAGAGCTGGAGGAGCTCCACAGCGTGCCGGTGGAGATCGTCGCCGTCGGGGAGTCTCGCCGAACCGATCACCGTGTGTTGGTCGCTGCTGCGCGGGAGGCCATCGTCAATGCGCTCAAGCACGCGGGCCCTGCCTCGGTCTACCTCGAGTCCACTCCTGCCGAGGACGCGGTCTTCATCCGCGATCGCGGCGCAGGGTTCGATCCCTCGGGCATCGGAGCGGATCGGCTCGGCGTGCGGGAATCGATCATCGGGCGGATGAACCGTGCCGGCGGCAGGGCCGACATCCGATCGGGGGACGCCGGCACCGAGGTCCAGCTGTGGATGCCGGTGAGCGCCTCGGCCGGGGCGGACTCCGGCACTGATCCGATGTCGCGACGTGAGGAGACCTATGGGTGA
- a CDS encoding UbiA prenyltransferase family protein, which produces MTAEHPERRESTEQDAPTHPTRPLPPEPADVDELLAESLRAQSEKDFIWKEPERGPRWFERAEQEAALNSAPTEQTLSAPSRPADAIGDHGSDATRYRRSSGPRVGGAVFAAIAVALALWVLASVVLGIYIDWLIIALGVCGLAGLAFVAAGLMPKPGSRI; this is translated from the coding sequence ATGACCGCCGAGCACCCTGAGCGTCGCGAGTCCACTGAGCAGGACGCGCCCACCCACCCCACGCGGCCGCTGCCGCCAGAACCGGCGGATGTCGATGAGCTGCTGGCCGAGTCGCTGCGCGCCCAGAGCGAGAAGGACTTCATCTGGAAGGAACCAGAACGAGGACCTCGATGGTTCGAACGGGCGGAACAAGAGGCAGCGTTGAACTCGGCACCCACAGAGCAGACGCTGTCCGCACCGTCGAGGCCAGCCGATGCCATCGGCGACCATGGGTCCGATGCCACAAGGTACCGGCGGAGCTCCGGACCCCGCGTAGGAGGAGCGGTCTTTGCTGCGATCGCCGTGGCCCTGGCGCTCTGGGTGCTGGCAAGCGTGGTTCTCGGGATCTACATCGACTGGCTCATCATCGCTCTGGGAGTGTGCGGGCTTGCCGGCCTTGCCTTCGTGGCAGCCGGACTCATGCCCAAACCAGGAAGCAGGATCTAG
- the rplK gene encoding 50S ribosomal protein L11: protein MAPKKKVSGLIKLQINAGAANPAPPIGPALGQHGVNIMEFCKAYNAATESQRGNVIPVEITVYEDRSFTFVTKTPPAAELIKKAAGVAKGSGVPHTEKVGKLTQSQVEEIAQTKMEDLNANDLAGASKIVAGTARSMGITVEG, encoded by the coding sequence ATGGCCCCGAAGAAGAAAGTCTCCGGCCTGATCAAGCTGCAGATCAACGCAGGCGCCGCCAACCCGGCCCCTCCGATTGGTCCTGCACTGGGTCAGCACGGTGTCAACATCATGGAGTTCTGCAAGGCTTACAACGCGGCGACTGAGTCCCAGCGCGGCAACGTGATCCCTGTGGAGATCACGGTCTACGAAGACCGCTCCTTCACCTTCGTCACCAAGACTCCGCCGGCAGCCGAGCTGATCAAGAAGGCAGCAGGCGTGGCCAAGGGCTCGGGCGTGCCGCACACCGAGAAGGTCGGCAAGCTGACCCAGTCGCAGGTCGAAGAGATCGCACAGACCAAGATGGAGGACCTCAACGCGAATGACCTCGCCGGAGCCTCCAAGATCGTCGCCGGCACTGCCCGCTCCATGGGCATCACCGTCGAAGGCTGA
- the secE gene encoding preprotein translocase subunit SecE, protein MSQSPSTPDQGSTPAGGEPKGPFGKVLLFLRQVIDELKKVVVPTRRELVNYTTVVLVFVLVVIGIVTGFDAVFSRGAEALFGGSSGGVEQPAEAPADGGGAGDDGAVDDSAENGD, encoded by the coding sequence GTGTCCCAGTCGCCTTCGACGCCAGATCAGGGCTCCACGCCCGCCGGCGGCGAACCGAAGGGCCCGTTCGGGAAAGTGTTGCTGTTCCTCCGTCAGGTGATCGACGAACTCAAGAAGGTCGTCGTCCCGACCCGGCGCGAGCTGGTCAACTACACGACTGTGGTCCTGGTCTTCGTTCTCGTGGTGATCGGAATCGTCACCGGTTTCGACGCCGTCTTCAGTCGCGGAGCCGAGGCGCTCTTCGGCGGCAGCAGCGGAGGAGTGGAGCAGCCGGCAGAGGCACCGGCCGACGGTGGTGGCGCAGGAGACGATGGCGCGGTGGACGACAGTGCTGAAAACGGTGACTGA
- the rplA gene encoding 50S ribosomal protein L1 yields the protein MAKRSKAYEAAAQKINEDALYSPAEAVALAKETNPSKSDATVEVAMRLSVDPRKADQMVRGTVILPHGTGKTARVVVFTQGDNVAKAEEAGADYVGGDELIAKVAEGWTDFDAAVASPDMMGKVGRLGKVLGPRNLMPNPKTGTVTPDVAKAVNELKGGKITFRVDKHSNLHFIVGKSSFDAKALTENYAAALEEVLRLKPSASKGRYINRVTVATTFGPGIPVDPNVTKVIAD from the coding sequence ATGGCAAAGCGCAGCAAAGCTTATGAAGCAGCAGCTCAGAAGATCAACGAGGACGCGCTGTACTCCCCGGCCGAGGCAGTAGCCCTGGCCAAGGAGACCAACCCGTCCAAGTCGGACGCGACGGTCGAGGTGGCCATGCGCCTCTCGGTCGACCCGCGCAAGGCGGACCAGATGGTCCGCGGCACGGTCATCCTGCCCCACGGCACCGGCAAGACCGCCCGCGTGGTCGTCTTCACCCAGGGTGACAACGTCGCCAAGGCTGAAGAGGCCGGAGCAGACTACGTCGGCGGCGATGAGCTCATCGCCAAGGTCGCCGAAGGCTGGACCGACTTCGACGCCGCCGTCGCCTCCCCCGACATGATGGGCAAGGTCGGACGTCTGGGCAAGGTTCTGGGTCCCCGCAACCTGATGCCGAACCCCAAGACCGGCACCGTGACCCCCGACGTCGCCAAGGCCGTCAACGAGCTCAAGGGCGGCAAGATCACCTTCCGCGTGGACAAGCACTCGAACCTGCACTTCATCGTGGGCAAGAGCAGCTTCGACGCCAAGGCGCTGACCGAGAACTATGCGGCGGCTCTGGAGGAGGTCCTTCGTCTGAAGCCCTCCGCCTCCAAGGGTCGTTATATCAACCGCGTCACCGTGGCCACCACCTTCGGACCCGGCATCCCCGTGGATCCGAACGTCACCAAGGTGATCGCCGACTGA
- the nusG gene encoding transcription termination/antitermination protein NusG — protein MSDQDLSQQTEEVDAAQDAPAEADEQTTAAAGEAEETIEVEAEGEQAADADVPEEEKSYEERAAALKSKLRRQLGDWYVVHTYAGYEKRVKSNLETRIQTQDMEDHIFEIEVPMEEVVEIKGTQRKVVTRVRIPGYVIVRMELTDASWGVVRHTPGVTGFVGNAHDPHPLSSDEVFAMLSDHLLGKPDAPKHGEAEDGSGAAGASDIKVDFEVGESVTVTDGPFATLPASISEIHADSRQLVVLVSIFERETPVTLNFNQVEKIY, from the coding sequence GTGTCTGATCAGGATCTTTCGCAGCAGACCGAAGAGGTCGACGCCGCCCAGGACGCCCCTGCCGAGGCAGACGAGCAGACCACAGCCGCTGCCGGCGAGGCAGAGGAGACCATTGAGGTCGAGGCTGAGGGTGAGCAGGCGGCTGACGCCGATGTGCCCGAGGAGGAGAAGTCCTACGAGGAGCGCGCCGCTGCGCTGAAGTCCAAGCTGCGACGTCAGCTCGGCGACTGGTACGTCGTGCACACCTATGCCGGCTACGAGAAGCGTGTGAAGTCCAACCTGGAGACCCGCATCCAGACCCAGGACATGGAGGACCACATCTTCGAGATCGAGGTCCCCATGGAAGAGGTCGTGGAGATCAAGGGAACTCAGCGCAAGGTCGTCACCCGCGTCCGGATTCCCGGCTACGTGATCGTCCGCATGGAGCTCACCGACGCCTCCTGGGGCGTCGTGCGCCACACCCCGGGCGTCACCGGCTTCGTCGGCAACGCCCACGACCCGCACCCGCTGAGCTCCGACGAGGTCTTCGCGATGCTCTCGGACCACCTGCTCGGCAAGCCCGACGCGCCCAAGCACGGCGAGGCCGAGGATGGCTCCGGAGCAGCGGGCGCATCGGACATCAAGGTCGACTTCGAGGTCGGCGAGTCTGTCACCGTCACCGATGGTCCCTTCGCGACGCTCCCGGCCTCCATCTCAGAGATCCACGCAGATTCTCGCCAGCTCGTGGTGCTGGTCTCGATCTTCGAGCGCGAGACTCCCGTGACGCTGAACTTCAACCAGGTCGAAAAGATCTACTGA
- a CDS encoding 6-phosphofructokinase produces the protein MRIGLLTSGGDCPGLNAVIRSSVLHGIKSYGDEFVGFKGGWRGVIEGDYIDLPRQSVRGLSREGGTILGTSRTHPYNHPHGGPENIAKQLKRHDIDAVIAIGGEGTLAGAKRLADDGIPVVGVPKTIDNDLKATDYTFGFDTAISIATDAMDRLRTTGESHHRCMVAEVMGRHVGWIALHSGMAAGAHAILIPEHRISMDQVCEWVEQVHSRGRSPLVVVAEGFIPEDAEEALAGKGEESDGRPRLGGIGEWVTHQIEAKTGIESRHTTLGHIQRGGNPTGYDRVLATRFGIRALDLVHEQAWGHMAALRGTEIVKVDLTEALDGLKSVPAERYDEAQILFGR, from the coding sequence ATGCGCATCGGACTGCTCACCTCCGGCGGCGACTGCCCCGGCCTGAACGCTGTCATCCGCTCCTCTGTGCTGCACGGCATCAAGAGCTATGGCGATGAGTTCGTCGGCTTCAAGGGCGGGTGGCGCGGGGTCATCGAAGGTGACTACATCGACCTCCCCCGACAGTCCGTGCGTGGGCTCTCCCGCGAGGGCGGCACGATCCTGGGCACCTCCCGCACCCACCCGTACAACCATCCCCACGGTGGGCCGGAGAACATCGCGAAGCAGCTCAAGCGCCATGACATCGACGCCGTCATCGCCATCGGCGGTGAAGGCACGCTCGCCGGCGCCAAGCGACTCGCCGACGACGGCATCCCTGTGGTGGGCGTGCCCAAGACCATCGACAACGACCTGAAGGCCACCGACTACACCTTCGGCTTCGACACCGCCATCTCCATCGCCACCGACGCGATGGACCGGCTGCGCACCACCGGCGAGTCCCATCACCGCTGCATGGTCGCCGAGGTCATGGGCCGCCACGTGGGCTGGATCGCGCTGCACTCGGGCATGGCCGCCGGAGCCCACGCCATCCTGATCCCGGAACACCGGATCTCCATGGACCAGGTCTGCGAATGGGTGGAGCAGGTCCACTCGCGCGGCCGCTCCCCGCTGGTGGTCGTCGCCGAGGGATTCATCCCCGAGGATGCCGAGGAGGCGCTGGCCGGCAAGGGCGAAGAGTCCGACGGACGACCGCGTCTGGGCGGCATCGGCGAGTGGGTGACCCATCAGATCGAGGCCAAGACCGGGATCGAGTCCCGGCACACCACTCTGGGCCACATCCAGCGCGGCGGGAACCCCACCGGCTACGACCGGGTGCTGGCCACCCGCTTCGGCATCCGCGCCCTGGACCTCGTCCACGAGCAGGCCTGGGGCCACATGGCCGCCCTGCGTGGGACCGAGATCGTCAAGGTCGATCTCACCGAGGCCCTGGACGGGCTGAAGTCGGTCCCGGCCGAGCGCTATGACGAGGCGCAGATCCTCTTCGGCCGCTGA
- a CDS encoding PspC domain-containing protein encodes MNNQKPETGRRFFDWMRTTGLLRPEETWVGGVFAGISAKVGWDAALVRGLGVVAFIIFFSPAALLYGLAWILVPNREGRIHAQEAVRGNYTSGFVGGMILTVLGALNVFTPISVAGPLAVLLNIVILGAVAWLVYVAVKNHRKDSASATTGDSDTGRYPTNSSSAGPGGSTGKAGAGDSTPTRADGKPAWYPRERVTTTAPGHTSGSGNSALKQDAAYPGPASVRAPRQPSGRSEYSPRERAERRRRRQLSWGLGLLALPMVVGLSWLAGGFGLSGVTVALVATAGLVLLLGLTHFTAALRGRPGTPGLLALSTAVMLVLFAGQTVSGFAGGTNHAFGNYQTSDTQVRSAFSNTTVDLSDLSALEGSADPAIWDAQVNQAFSNTSVIVPDDARVVISNGQALSNLEIATQDDSLEQSGISGEDLVIGPADSENEIHLDLNSAFGNTTIYDSTTYDQEADEQR; translated from the coding sequence ATGAACAATCAGAAGCCTGAGACAGGCCGTCGCTTCTTCGACTGGATGCGCACCACTGGGCTGCTTCGCCCGGAGGAGACATGGGTCGGTGGAGTCTTCGCCGGCATCTCCGCCAAGGTCGGATGGGACGCAGCCCTGGTGCGTGGGCTCGGCGTCGTCGCTTTCATCATCTTCTTCTCCCCGGCGGCACTGCTGTATGGACTCGCCTGGATCCTGGTGCCGAACCGCGAGGGCAGGATCCACGCGCAGGAAGCGGTTCGCGGCAATTACACGTCAGGCTTCGTCGGTGGCATGATCCTCACGGTCCTGGGCGCGCTGAACGTGTTCACGCCGATCAGCGTCGCAGGTCCCTTGGCTGTGCTGCTCAACATCGTGATCCTCGGTGCCGTGGCCTGGCTGGTCTACGTGGCCGTTAAGAACCACCGCAAGGATTCTGCTTCGGCGACCACGGGCGACTCCGATACAGGGCGCTACCCCACGAATTCTTCCTCCGCTGGACCAGGCGGCTCCACGGGAAAAGCCGGGGCCGGTGACTCCACCCCGACACGAGCGGATGGGAAGCCGGCCTGGTACCCCAGAGAACGGGTGACGACGACGGCGCCCGGGCACACCTCCGGCTCAGGCAACTCCGCCCTGAAGCAGGACGCGGCATATCCAGGCCCGGCATCGGTTCGGGCCCCGAGGCAGCCTTCGGGACGGTCCGAATACTCTCCTCGAGAACGCGCGGAGCGGCGTCGACGTCGGCAGCTGAGCTGGGGGCTGGGGCTGCTGGCGCTGCCGATGGTCGTCGGACTGTCCTGGCTCGCCGGCGGCTTCGGACTCTCCGGAGTCACGGTGGCACTTGTGGCCACAGCCGGACTGGTGCTGCTCCTGGGGCTGACCCATTTCACTGCGGCCCTGCGGGGCCGACCGGGAACCCCGGGGCTCCTGGCCTTGAGCACTGCGGTCATGCTGGTCCTCTTCGCCGGGCAGACCGTCTCAGGCTTCGCAGGCGGCACGAACCACGCCTTCGGGAATTACCAGACGTCTGACACCCAGGTGCGCAGCGCCTTCTCCAACACCACGGTGGATCTGAGCGATCTTTCCGCGCTGGAAGGTTCCGCGGACCCAGCGATCTGGGACGCCCAGGTCAATCAGGCCTTCTCGAACACCTCCGTGATCGTCCCTGACGACGCGCGTGTGGTCATCAGCAACGGTCAGGCGCTGAGCAACCTCGAGATCGCCACCCAGGACGACAGCCTGGAACAGTCGGGGATCTCCGGGGAGGACCTGGTGATCGGCCCAGCGGACTCCGAGAACGAGATTCACCTGGATCTCAACTCGGCATTCGGGAACACCACGATCTATGACTCCACCACCTATGACCAGGAAGCAGATGAGCAGCGATGA
- a CDS encoding pyridoxal phosphate-dependent aminotransferase, with translation MTSPRSRISDRIGSIAESATLAVDAKAKAMKADGEDVIGFGAGEPDFPTPDYVVAAAMEAAQNPRFHRYSPAAGLPELRAAVAEKTTRDSGYRIQGEALTPANVLITNGGKQAVYNTFATLLDPGDEVIVPTPFWTTYPEAIKLAGGVPVDIFAGPEQGYKVTLDQLESVLSERTKVLVFVSPSNPTGAVYSAAAVREIGRWAAEKGLWVVTDEIYEHLTYDGAEFTSIAALPELADQVVVLNGVAKTYAMTGWRVGWMVGPTDIIKAASNLQSHATSNVANVSQMAALAAVEGSLDAVETMKAAFDRRRRAIVSGLNAIEGFSCPTPEGAFYAYVDVREALGREIGGRTPQTSAELAEIILEQAKVAVVPGEAFGPSGFLRLSYALGDDDLDKGLRRIQELMA, from the coding sequence ATGACTTCCCCGCGCTCCCGCATCTCCGACCGTATCGGCTCGATCGCCGAGTCCGCCACCCTTGCCGTCGACGCCAAGGCCAAGGCCATGAAGGCTGACGGTGAGGATGTCATCGGGTTCGGCGCGGGTGAGCCGGACTTCCCGACTCCGGACTACGTGGTCGCCGCAGCCATGGAGGCCGCGCAGAACCCGCGCTTCCACCGCTACTCCCCTGCCGCCGGGCTGCCCGAGCTGCGCGCCGCCGTGGCCGAGAAGACCACCCGGGACTCGGGGTACCGCATCCAGGGCGAGGCGCTCACCCCGGCCAACGTGCTGATCACCAATGGCGGCAAGCAGGCGGTCTACAACACCTTCGCCACGCTGCTGGATCCGGGTGATGAGGTCATCGTCCCGACGCCCTTCTGGACGACCTACCCAGAGGCGATCAAGCTTGCCGGCGGCGTCCCGGTCGACATCTTCGCCGGACCCGAGCAGGGTTATAAGGTCACCCTGGACCAGCTCGAGAGCGTGCTGAGTGAACGGACGAAGGTGCTCGTCTTCGTCTCCCCGTCCAACCCCACCGGCGCGGTCTACTCCGCTGCCGCGGTGCGCGAGATCGGCCGCTGGGCCGCTGAGAAGGGACTGTGGGTGGTCACCGATGAGATCTATGAGCACCTGACCTACGACGGGGCCGAGTTCACCTCCATCGCCGCGCTGCCGGAGCTCGCCGATCAGGTCGTGGTGCTCAACGGAGTGGCCAAGACCTACGCCATGACAGGCTGGCGGGTGGGCTGGATGGTGGGACCCACCGACATCATCAAGGCCGCGTCGAATCTGCAGTCCCACGCCACCAGCAACGTCGCCAACGTCTCGCAGATGGCTGCACTGGCGGCCGTGGAGGGCTCTCTGGACGCGGTCGAGACGATGAAGGCCGCCTTCGACCGACGTCGCCGAGCGATCGTCAGCGGCCTCAATGCGATCGAGGGGTTCTCCTGCCCCACGCCGGAGGGCGCGTTCTACGCCTACGTGGACGTCCGCGAGGCGCTGGGCCGCGAGATCGGCGGTCGCACGCCGCAGACCTCCGCTGAGCTGGCGGAGATCATCCTGGAGCAGGCGAAGGTCGCCGTCGTCCCGGGTGAGGCCTTCGGGCCCAGCGGCTTCCTGCGCCTGTCCTACGCCCTGGGAGACGATGACCTGGACAAGGGTCTGCGCCGCATCCAGGAGCTCATGGCCTGA
- a CDS encoding LuxR C-terminal-related transcriptional regulator, protein MGEAPALRRVVIIDDHGIFRAGLKAEMAGRVEVVGEGHDVETAIAVVRRERPEVVLLDVHLPGGTGGGGAEVVRACRDLPEVKFLAISVSDQAADVVSVIRAGARGYVTKTISTGDLSDAVQAVATGDAVFSPRLAGFVLDAFGTGAVGDVRDEELDRLSAREVEVMRLIARGYTYREIAAELFISIKTVETHVSKVLRKLQLSSRHELTRWAEQRRIV, encoded by the coding sequence ATGGGTGAGGCCCCAGCCCTGCGCCGCGTGGTCATCATCGATGACCACGGCATCTTCCGGGCCGGACTCAAGGCCGAGATGGCCGGGAGGGTCGAAGTCGTCGGCGAGGGCCACGATGTGGAGACCGCGATCGCCGTCGTGCGGCGGGAACGCCCCGAGGTCGTGCTGCTCGACGTGCATCTTCCGGGCGGCACCGGTGGGGGAGGCGCCGAGGTGGTCCGCGCCTGCCGCGACCTCCCGGAGGTGAAGTTCCTGGCCATCAGCGTCTCCGACCAGGCGGCGGACGTGGTCTCGGTGATCCGCGCCGGAGCTCGCGGCTACGTCACGAAGACGATCAGCACCGGCGATCTCTCCGATGCGGTGCAGGCGGTGGCCACCGGCGATGCCGTGTTCTCGCCGCGCCTGGCGGGGTTCGTCCTGGACGCCTTTGGCACCGGTGCGGTCGGCGATGTCCGCGATGAGGAGCTGGATCGGCTCTCGGCCCGAGAGGTCGAGGTCATGCGGCTGATCGCACGCGGGTACACCTACCGGGAGATCGCCGCGGAGCTGTTCATCTCGATCAAGACCGTGGAGACCCATGTCTCCAAAGTGCTGCGCAAGCTTCAGCTGTCCTCCCGACATGAGCTCACCCGCTGGGCGGAGCAGCGCCGCATCGTCTGA
- the rplJ gene encoding 50S ribosomal protein L10 has protein sequence MANPEKAAAVDELKELFNNSTAAVLTEYRGLSVGQLQTLRRSVRENAHYAVVKNTLTEIAARELGIDAFEGKMSGPSAIAFVHGDPVDVAKSLRDFAKSNPALIVKGGYMDGVALDEAGVKQLADLESREVLLSKMAGALIGVQSKAASLFQAPLSKAVRTVEALRVQQEAA, from the coding sequence ATGGCGAATCCTGAGAAGGCTGCCGCCGTCGATGAGTTGAAGGAACTCTTCAACAACTCGACTGCCGCAGTGCTCACGGAGTACCGCGGCCTCTCCGTGGGCCAGCTGCAGACTCTGCGCCGGTCCGTGCGAGAGAACGCACACTACGCTGTGGTGAAGAACACGCTCACCGAGATCGCGGCTCGGGAACTCGGCATCGACGCCTTTGAAGGCAAGATGTCCGGCCCCTCCGCCATCGCCTTCGTCCACGGTGACCCCGTGGACGTGGCCAAGTCTCTGCGTGACTTCGCCAAGAGCAATCCTGCGCTCATCGTCAAGGGCGGCTATATGGATGGCGTCGCTCTGGATGAAGCAGGAGTGAAGCAGCTCGCGGACCTTGAGTCCCGCGAGGTTCTGCTCAGCAAGATGGCTGGTGCCCTCATCGGCGTCCAGTCCAAGGCAGCCTCCCTGTTCCAGGCACCGTTGTCCAAGGCCGTTCGCACGGTCGAGGCGCTTCGCGTGCAGCAGGAAGCAGCCTGA
- the rplL gene encoding 50S ribosomal protein L7/L12, whose amino-acid sequence MAKMSNDELIEQFKEMSLIELSEFVKVFEETFDVTAAAPVAAAAAPGGGGDAEEAEEQTEFDVVLESAGEKKIGVIKEVRGLTSLGLKEAKDLVDGAPKAVLEGVDKDTAEKAKETLEGAGATVTLK is encoded by the coding sequence ATGGCGAAGATGAGCAACGACGAACTGATCGAACAGTTCAAGGAAATGTCCCTGATCGAGCTCTCCGAGTTCGTCAAGGTCTTCGAGGAGACCTTCGACGTGACCGCAGCCGCTCCCGTGGCAGCAGCAGCAGCCCCAGGAGGCGGCGGCGACGCCGAAGAGGCTGAAGAGCAGACCGAGTTCGACGTGGTCCTTGAGTCCGCCGGCGAGAAGAAGATCGGCGTCATCAAGGAGGTGCGCGGTCTGACTTCCCTCGGTCTCAAGGAGGCAAAGGATCTGGTCGACGGCGCTCCCAAGGCCGTGCTCGAGGGTGTCGACAAGGACACCGCCGAGAAGGCCAAGGAGACCCTGGAAGGCGCAGGCGCCACCGTCACCCTCAAGTGA